A segment of the Candidatus Izimaplasma bacterium HR1 genome:
ATTTTTAAAAATGGATGATGCTATTAAAAAAATCGAGGAACTAAGTGATCGATATAAACTTAAAATTGATCCTAACGCGATTATTGAAGATATTACTGTAGGGATGCAGCAACGTGTAGAAATTTTGAAAATGTTATATCGCGACGCCGAAATTCTTATTTTCGATGAACCAACTGCTGTTTTAACACCTCAAGAAATAGATGAACTAATGAGAATTATTAAAAACCTTATTAAAGAAGGTAAATCAGTAATTCTAATTACTCATAAATTAAAAGAGATCAAAGCTGTAGCTGATAGATGTAGTGTCCTTAGAAAAGGAAAATACATTGGTACTGTTGAAGTTGATAAAACTACAACAACACAAATGGCTGAAATGATGGTTGGACGTCCTGTTAGTTTTGATGTTGATAAAAAACCTATGAAACTAGGAGAAACCGTTCTTAAAGTTGAAAACTTGACTGTAGAAAATCCTCACACTCACAAAAACTATGTTAACAATGTTAGTTTTGAAGTGAAAAGAGGAGAAATTCTATGTCTAGCTGGTATTGAAGGAAATGGACAAACTCAATTAGTTGAAGCTATTACCGGATTAAGACCACACCAAAAAGGTTTAGTTATATTAAATGGGGAAGATATAAGTAAACTATCAATTAGAAAGAAGACACTTTCAGGAATTGGACATATTCCAGAAGATAGACATAAACATGGTCTTGTTCTAGATTACAATTTAGGTGAGAACCTAATCCTACAAACTTATTTCGAAGAAAGATTCCAAAATAAAGGGTTCTTAAAATTTGATGAGATTTCTACTTTCTCAAACTATTTAATTGAACGTTTTGATATTAGAAGTGGGCAAGGAGATAAAACTCCAGCTCGTGCTATGAGTGGTGGTAATCAACAAAAAGCTATCGTTGCACGTGAAATTGATCGTGAACCCGATTTAATGATTGCTGTTCAACCAACAAGAGGTCTTGATGTTGGAGCAATTGAATATATTCATAAACAACTAATAATGTTGCGTGAACAAAATAAGGCTGTATTACTTATTTCGTTAGAATTAGATGAAGTAATGAGTGTTAGTGATCGTATTGTTGTTATGTATGAAGGTGAGTTAGTTGCAAATGTGCTTCCAAAAGAAACTACAGAAAACGAACTTGGTCTTTATATGTCTGGATCAAAAAGAGGTGACAACTAATGGGTAAAATAAAAAAAGTTTTAGGAAATATAAACTTTTTAAGTGCCATACTTGCTATTTTAACAGGAATTATGGTCGGATTTGTTATCATGTTAATTGTTAAACCTGGTTCAGCATTTGGTGGATTGTTCACAATCCTATTCGGTGGTTTCCTTGATGGACGAGAAGGCTTCGGAGATGTATTAAGATATGCAGCACCAATTATTCTTACTGGTTTAAGTGTTGGGTTTGCTTTTAAAACAGGTTTATTCAATATTGGAGCTAGTGGGCAAATGGCTGCAGGTGCATTCTTTGCAATCTATGTTGGTATTAAATGGACATTCCTAGGAGACTTCTTATGGGTAGCTGCTGTTTTAGCCGCAATCATAGGTGGATTCTTATGGGGTATTGTTCCAGGTATTTTAAAAGCACACTTTAATGTAAATGAAGTTGTTACCACAATAATGATGAACTGGATTTCTGTATTTGGAGCGTTTATTGCTTATTCAAGTGCTGACATCGTTGGTGGGACTACTCAAAATGCACAAAAAGTAAATCAAGCTGCTGCGTTGCCAAACTTATTCTTAGATAAAATCTTTGATAACCCTCGGTTAGATATTGGGATTTTAATCGCAATCCTTGCCGCCATTGTGATTCATATTGTTTTAAACAAAACAACATTTGGTTTTGAATTAAAAGCAGTAGGACATAACCGTGATGGAGCAAAATATGCGGGGATTAATTCAAAAAGAAATATCATCCTTTCAATGGGTATTGCTGGTGCGTTAGCTGGGCTAGCTGCTGCAGTCTTATATCTAAATGTTAGTGGTGCTACATATAAAATCGAGCAAAACTTAATCGGTGAAGGTTTTGACGGTATCGCTGTTGCGTTACTTGCATTAAGTCATCCTTTAGGAGCAATTGCTTCAGGAACATTCTTTGCATATATCAAAGCTGGAGGTTTAGAATTAAAACCTTGGGGATTTGATCAGAACTTAACAGGAATTATTACAGCTTCAATCGTATATTTTAGTGCGTTAAGTTTAATCTTCCAAAAATACGCTAAGCAAATCATTGCCAAATTTAAAAAAGGAGGTGATGTCAGTGAGTAAATCTATGAGAAAGAACATTATCACTGTCGCATCAATCCTTGGAATCATATTAGTATTATGGATATTTGGAACTGATGATTTATTCTTCGTATTAAGACGTAGTGTCTATATCATTGTCCCTCTTGCTGTTGTTGCTTTCGCTGGGTTATTCTCAGAACGAAGTGGTGTTGTAAATATCGCTTTAGAAGGTATCATGGTATTTGGTGCATTCATTGGTATCTTGTTTATGGTAAAAATACAAGATGCTGGAATGAGCGGACAATTAGTTTATTTCTTAAGTATTATCGTTGCTGGTATTAGTGGATACTTATTCTCACTAATTCATGCCTTTGCTTCAATCAATATGAAAGCAAACCAAGTAATTAGTGGTACGGCATTAAACTTATTAGCTCCAGCAATCGCATTATTCTTTATTAAAATATTATTTGGTGGAGAAGATATTATCTTTGCTGATCAATTCTTAGTTCAGGATGCTGGATTCTTAACAACTATTCCGGTTATTGGCCCAATCTTATTTTCTAAAACATATCTTTCAACATTTTATGCTATCGCGCTTATAATCATTGCATCAGTTGTTTTATACAAGACAAAATTTGGTTTAAGAATGCGCGCATGCGGGGAACATCCACAAGCAGCAGATGCTGCTGGTATCAATGTTGCTAAAATGAGATATGCTGGTGTCGGTATTAGTGGTTTCTTAGCTGGTATTGGTGGAATCATTATGATTATACCTTTAACTGTTGCTTTCACAGGAACTGTTAGTGGATATGGATTCTTAGCTTTAGCTGTATTAATTAGTGGGCAATGGAAACCAGGAAGAATTATCATTGTAGCAATCTTCTTTGGATTTATGTTAAACCTATCAGGTGCATATACAAAAATTGCTATCTTAGCAGATGCTGGGTTACCAGATAAAGTTTACTCATTGATTCCATTCGTAATGACGTTAATCGTTCTTGCCTTTACTTCACGTAATTCGCAAGCTCCTAAAGCATCAGGAGAACCATACGATCCAGGAAAAAGATAAATAATTAAAAAGACGAGAAATCGTCTTTTTTTTATTGACATATTATAAACTTAGAGTTAATATATAAATGTGCATATGCACATAGGAGGTGATGTCTTGCCATCAAGAAAAAAAAGATATGCAAGAAGACTAAGTAGTGAACGACTCTTAAAACCAGTAGGTATCGAAGCAAGTAAAATTGAAAGAAACATGCTTAACTTAGATGAATTCGAAGCACTACGATTAGTTGATTACGAAGGACTAAGCCAAATTGAAGCAGCTGATGACATGCAAGTTTCAAGAGCTACAATCCAAAGACTGTTGCAAACAGGACGTAAGAAGATTATAGAAGCAATCCTTCTTAATAAAGCAATAGAAGTTAAAAATGATATTAAAGACATAAAACTTAAGGGAGAGAATAAAATGAATACACAAGAGAAAAACACTAAGATAATCGCATTTCCAACTAGTGATAGAATCACAGTTGATGGACATTTTGGACACACAAAAGAATTTGCCTTATACACAGTAGAAGGTAATAACGTTAAAACTGTTAATTTCGTTACACCACCCCCACATGAGCCAGGAGTATTACCTCGCTTTTTAGGAGAACAAGGAATCGACATTATTGTAACTGGTGGTATGGGACAAATGGCAGTTAATTTGTTCAACCAACAAAATATTGATGTGATTTTAGGGGCTAAGGGTTCAATCGAATTAAACCTTAATGAATATTTGGGTGGTGCTTTACAATCAACAGGTAGTAGTTGCGACCATAATCATGGCGATAATCATGAATGTTAAAGAAGTAAAGGTAATCGCAATATGTGCTAATGATACTGACACTGAAAGTAACGTTGCAAGTCGTTTTGCAAGATGCGAATACTACACAGTTTACAACCATGAAACTTTAGAATTTACTTTTTACAAGAATATTGCCAAAGATGAAATGAGTGGAGCTGGTGGAAAAGCAGCTAA
Coding sequences within it:
- the xylG gene encoding Xylose import ATP-binding protein XylG, with the protein product MDYVIEMLNITKEFPGIKANDDVTLKLKKGEVHALLGENGAGKSTLMSVLFGLYQAEEGIIKVRGKEVKIKNPNDANDLHIGMVHQHFKLVHNFTVAENIVLGIEDTKNGFLKMDDAIKKIEELSDRYKLKIDPNAIIEDITVGMQQRVEILKMLYRDAEILIFDEPTAVLTPQEIDELMRIIKNLIKEGKSVILITHKLKEIKAVADRCSVLRKGKYIGTVEVDKTTTTQMAEMMVGRPVSFDVDKKPMKLGETVLKVENLTVENPHTHKNYVNNVSFEVKRGEILCLAGIEGNGQTQLVEAITGLRPHQKGLVILNGEDISKLSIRKKTLSGIGHIPEDRHKHGLVLDYNLGENLILQTYFEERFQNKGFLKFDEISTFSNYLIERFDIRSGQGDKTPARAMSGGNQQKAIVAREIDREPDLMIAVQPTRGLDVGAIEYIHKQLIMLREQNKAVLLISLELDEVMSVSDRIVVMYEGELVANVLPKETTENELGLYMSGSKRGDN
- a CDS encoding L-arabinose transporter permease protein — encoded protein: MGKIKKVLGNINFLSAILAILTGIMVGFVIMLIVKPGSAFGGLFTILFGGFLDGREGFGDVLRYAAPIILTGLSVGFAFKTGLFNIGASGQMAAGAFFAIYVGIKWTFLGDFLWVAAVLAAIIGGFLWGIVPGILKAHFNVNEVVTTIMMNWISVFGAFIAYSSADIVGGTTQNAQKVNQAAALPNLFLDKIFDNPRLDIGILIAILAAIVIHIVLNKTTFGFELKAVGHNRDGAKYAGINSKRNIILSMGIAGALAGLAAAVLYLNVSGATYKIEQNLIGEGFDGIAVALLALSHPLGAIASGTFFAYIKAGGLELKPWGFDQNLTGIITASIVYFSALSLIFQKYAKQIIAKFKKGGDVSE
- a CDS encoding Branched-chain amino acid transport system / permease component, whose product is MSKSMRKNIITVASILGIILVLWIFGTDDLFFVLRRSVYIIVPLAVVAFAGLFSERSGVVNIALEGIMVFGAFIGILFMVKIQDAGMSGQLVYFLSIIVAGISGYLFSLIHAFASINMKANQVISGTALNLLAPAIALFFIKILFGGEDIIFADQFLVQDAGFLTTIPVIGPILFSKTYLSTFYAIALIIIASVVLYKTKFGLRMRACGEHPQAADAAGINVAKMRYAGVGISGFLAGIGGIIMIIPLTVAFTGTVSGYGFLALAVLISGQWKPGRIIIVAIFFGFMLNLSGAYTKIAILADAGLPDKVYSLIPFVMTLIVLAFTSRNSQAPKASGEPYDPGKR
- a CDS encoding Dinitrogenase iron-molybdenum cofactor, with product MAIIMNVKEVKVIAICANDTDTESNVASRFARCEYYTVYNHETLEFTFYKNIAKDEMSGAGGKAAKQISDLNVDVVLVPEVGPKAYDALEAFEIDIYRYTKSYSVRDAVYEFYENNLERVTSFTKKGKH